The Natribaculum luteum genome contains the following window.
TGAGGTGTTTGAGTAGCGTCGACTTGCCGGCCCCGTTCCGTCCGAGCAGCATCGTCACCTCGCCGCCTGCGGCACGGAAGTCGACGCCACGCAGGACCGGCTCGCCCTCGTAGGCGAACTCGAGGTCGGTCGTCTCGATCGTCACAGTACCACCGTCGCAATCAGCACGCCGAGGACGACGGCCGCGGGAGCGTACCCCTCGTTCGCCCGCTCGACGGTCGGCATCCGCCCGTCGTAACACCGCGCACGCATCGCCTCGTCGACGCGTTCGGCGCGCTCGAGCGACCCCACGAGCAACGAGCCGGCGACGAGCTTCGTGGTTCGGACCTGCGTTCGCCGGTCGACGTACCCGAGTCGGGCGGCGGCGGCGGTTCGTAGCCGGTCGGCTTCGGCGAGCAGAATCTGGATTCCGCGGTAGACGAAAAGCGACAGGTCGACCACGAACGCGGGCACGCGGAGCCGTCGGAGGGCCGCGAACAGCTCCGGGACGGGCGTGCTGAGCACGAGGAAGGCCATCACCGACAGCGCAGCGACCGAGCGCAACCCCGTCGTCGCGGCGGTCTCGACGGCCTCTGCCGTCACCTCGAGGAGCCAGACGCGAACGACGACGGTCTCGCCGCCGGTGACGGCGAGGATCACGACCAGACTCGGCACCAGAAAGGCCACGGGCGGACCGAGCAGACGCAGGTAGTGACGTCCGGCGGCGTCGAGTGCGAGCGCCGAAAACAGCGCGAGCGCGCCGAGTCGCGTCGCCTCGTTCGGGCTCGCGACGACCAGCGCCAGTGCGAGCAGCGACACGTAGACTTTCAGCGGGCCGTCGATCGCGGGCCTCGAGGCGACCTGCACCGACTCAAGCGTTTGATGCATTCCGGTTTCGTCCGAACGCGCCCACGTAGTAGCCGATGACCGCCCCGCCGAGCCCTGCCTGCAGGCTAAACAGGAGACTCTCGATCTCGCCGCTCGGCGGCGTCCAGATCGGGGAGAGCCACGGCTCGTACTCCGGTGCGACCTCGCCGATCGTTTCCTCGGCCTCGCCGTCGGCACCGCCCCACGCTCCCGGGACGACCCCCGTGATCGCGACCAGGGCGACCAGCAAGACGACGCCGACGAGGATCGCTCGGTTCACGCTGACACCCTCAGTCGCGTCCGAACGTCCGCTTTCACCTCGACCAGATAGCCGATCAGACCCGCGGCGATCCCCCCCTCGACGAGGCCGATCGGGACCTGCGTCACGGCGAAGACGGCCGCGAACCCGGCCATCGCCGAGACGACCCCCTCGAGGCCGCCGCCTGCCGGAAAGGCCATCGCGAGCTGGGCGGACGTCACGAGGTAGGTGACCCAGTTCGTGACGACCGTCGCGGCGAACGTCGACCCCTCGAGACCCGCGTACCGTCGCGTAAACCGGTAGGTGAGCCACCCGACGAACGGGCCGACGATCCCCATCGCGGCGACGTTCGCCCCGAGCGTCGAGATGCCGCCGTGGGCGAGCAACAGCGACTGATAGAGGAGGACGATCGTCGAGAGAAACGCCGTGACGGCCGGACCGAACAGGACGACCGCGACGCCGGTTCCCGTCGGGTGGGACGTGCTCCCCGTCACCGAGGGAATCTTCAGCGCCGAGAAGACGAACACGAACGCCCCGGCGATCGCGACGAGCGCGATGCGACTCGAGTCTTCACGGACCATCTTCGCGGTTCTGTACGCGCCGAACGCGACGACCGGCGCGGCGACGAGATACCAGGCCGCCGCCCAGAACGGCGGCAGGAATCCTTCCATGATGTGCATCTTCGTTTGACACCGATCGTGACTATTTTCGAGGGTGGTAAAACAATTACGATTGTATTATAACAATAGTGCTTGTCCTCGACTCGTGATGCGCTCGACAGCTTCGAGGTCGCCGAGTACACCCTCCGTCGCTCGAGCGACGGTCTCGCCACCGATCGCTCGTCGTTTCGGGGCGACGCCGTACGCGCTATCGGTGCTCGACGAGGGGGTACTCGAGTCGGATTCGCCGTCGAACGCGTTCGAACGTAGGACCGTCACGAACGCGACGGCTACACCTCTTTGTGGGTGGCCGTCGGCAGGATCGAGCGCACTATGGGTGACATCGACGTTGCAATCGGCGTCGACGCAGACTGCGTCGCCGGCTGGCTCGGCTCGTACGGCGGCGCGGACTCCCCCGCGGACCTCTCTCGAGGGCTGTCCGCCGGCAACGAGGGCATCCCCCGGATGCTCGAACTCTTCGAGAGCGAGGGCGTTTCGACGTCGTGGTACGTCCCCGGTCACACGATCGAGACGTTTCGCGACGAGATCGAGGCGGTCGCGGCCGCCGGCCACGAACTCGGCGTCCACGGTTACTCACACGAGAACCCGACCGACCTCTCGCGGGAACAGGAAGACGAAATCCTCGAGGTATCGATCGACCTGATCGAGGACGTCACGGGATCGGAACCGGTCGGCCACCGCGCCAGCTGGTGGGAGTTCAGCGAGCACACGCCGGAACTCGTCGAGAAACACGGCTTCCTCTACGACAGCAGCCTGATGGAACGCCAGTTCGAACCGGGCTGGATGCGAAAAGGCGACAGCTGGGAGAAGATCCGCTACGACGAAGCACCCGAGACGTGGATGGAGCCGTACCAGTACGGCGAGGAAACCGACGTCGTCGAGATCCCGATCAGCTGGTATCGCGACGACATCCCGCCGATGCTGTTCATCAAACAGCCGATCTACCACGCGGGGTACAAAGACCCCGAGATGATGTACGAGCAGTACTACAAGCGCCAGTTCGACTTCCTGTACGACCGACGCGGGGCCGGCGTCTACACCTTCACCATCCACCCGGACATCCACGGCCTGCCGCACATGATCCCGCTGCTCGAGGAGTTCATCCGGTACGTCGAGGGCCACGAACGGGCGCAGTTCACCACGCTCGAGGAGATCGCCCGGAAGTACGAGGACGACCCGTCGGTTTACGAGAGCGAGAGCGACTACGTCTGATACGGACGACTGTGGCTGTGTGCCAGGCAGCCGTAAACCGTCTTCGCAGATGCCCCGGAAATGACCCGTAACCATCGTTCTGAGCGGTAATCCACCGCTCGAGAGCCCCGCTTAGAACGACTCGACGTGCGGTCTGAGGTCCAGCTCGAGTGTCCACGAACTTCGGTCCTGTTCGACGAGGTGCCAGTAGCTCTCGGCGATCTCGTCGGGATCGAGGTACTCCGCGGGGTCGTCGACGTCCGTCCCTGGCGGCAGGATCTGGCCGTCGATCACGACGTGGGCGACGTGAATCCCGTCGGGGCCGAGTTCTCGAGCCATCGACTCGGCCATGCCCCGGACCGCGAACTTCGCCGCCGAGAACCCGAGCGCCCCACCGCGGCCGCGCACCGCCGAGGTCGCGCCGGTGAAGATGACCGTCCCGCCGTCGCCCTCGAGCATGTCGGGGACCGCCGCTCGAGCACAGAGGAAGCCGCCGCGCGGGCCGACCGCCATCGCCGACTCGAACTCGTCGACGTCCAGTTCCAGCAGTCCCTTCCACGAGCCCCCGCTTGCGTGGTTGACGAGGACGTCGACCGGGCCGAGTTCGTCGTGGACCCGCTCGAAGGCGGCCTCGACCTCGCCCGGATCGGTGACGTCCGCCGGGATCGGAACTCCCGACCCGGCGGTCGCCTCGAGTTCCGTCGCGAGCGCTTCGACGGACGATTCCGTCCGGGCGAGAAGCGCCACGTCACAGCCCTCTCGTGCGAATTTGCGTGCGATCGAGGCCCCCAGACCGGGGCCGACGCCGGCGACGACGGCCGTTCGGCTCATACCCGCGTTTCGCGTCGAAGACGCAAATTCCTGGGGGTTACGCCACGTCCTCGAGGACCTCCTCGGCGAACACGGAAAGCGCGCGTTCGGGGTCGTCGTCCTCCAGGCTGACGAGTACGTGATCGACCCCCAGGTCGTCGAGGTCCTGGAAGTACTCGCGGAACCACTCGCTTCCGGCGCGAAAGCCCTGGTGGATCGGCTCGGGGTCGGCCCGCGGGTCGTCGGCGAACGCGACGCGAACGACCATCGCGAACGGTGCGTCCCCGGCCGCGTCGCGCCAGTCGTCGAGGTACGTCTGGAGCGTGTTACGCGGGAGCTGGTAGAACAGCCAGCCGTCGCCGTGGTCGGCGATCCACTCGACCGTCTGTCGGGCGTGGCCGGTCGGCAACAGCGGCACGGCGTCGGTCGTCGGCTTCGGGACGAGCTCGAGGTCGCCGTCCAGTCGGCCCCACCGCGACTCGATCTCGGGGAACTCCTCGGTCCAGAGGGTCCGGAGCAGATCGACGCTCTCGCGAAAGCGCGCGCCGCGTTCCGACGGATCGACGCCGAACGCGGGGAACTCCGGATCGCGATCGCCCGACGCGACGCCGAGGACGAGCCGTCCATCGGAGAGCCGGTCGAGCGACGCCGCGGCTTTCGCGACGTGAATCGGATGGCGGAGCGTGAGCACGACGCTCGCGGTCCCGAGTGCGACCTCGTCGGTGTGTTCCGCGACGAGGGTGAGCCACGGCCAGACGTCGAACGTCTGTCCGGCGTCGCCGAACGACGGCCAGTACGTCGGCACGTCGCGTGCCCAGAGCGCGTCGAAGCCGAGTGACTCGGCGCGTGCCGCCAGCCGAAGCTCCTCGTCGACAGACGGTGTCGACTCGTTCGCGCCCGTGAGCGGAAATCCCGTTCCGAACGTGAGCCCGTCGCCGTCGAACAGCCGCCGGTAGCCGGCGTTCTCGTAGTCGATCATCGCCTCGAGTACGGGGACCGAGCCGTTTGCCGCTTGCGATCGAAACGACTCGTCGCGACGACACTCGAACCAATGTGTAATGGTAGTACCCAACCAAACAGGGATCTGATGTGACTGATTAGCTAATAAAACAAAAATATATTTATTAAAACGTGAGACGGCAACGGAACTTCATACGTTCGATGCCGACCGCTGCTGGCGCTTCCGGCACAAGGGCGGAGTGTCGTGCCCGTGAACGTGCTTCGAGCGGTTGGCCCTGCCAGTGTGGGGACTCGCTCGCACGAGATCGGCGATGACTGGACGAGGCGTCGTGCCCATCGCGCCAGACGAATTCTCGGCAGTCGGATTCCTTGTCCGTCGGTGCCGTCGTGCTGTCCACGGACAACGGGGTGATCGGCGTTTCTGTGAGCGTAGACCGGTCGTCTGTCTCGACACGACTTCGCCTCGATCTACTATATAAACTTACAATATATTTAATCATATCCGTATATATAGTTCTGTTGATTACTATCTGACGGTGGAGTGATAACGACCAGTGGGCTCGTCGCTCGCGTTCGACGCCCCGAATATTACGCACATAGTGATGTAAAGCAGTCGCCAGGAGACGAAACTGGTTGCTGGACGGACGACGGAAGCGGTGGCGAGGTCGGTCGTGTCGCCTCGAGGCGCTTTGTTGGCTTGCCTGGGCCGTCGAGACCGGTCGCGTTCTCTATTTGACAACGCGACCGTTACGAGTACTTGAGGTTGAGTTCGATGGCGTTGGCAGCGCTCTGGACCGTCTCGGTAATCTCGTCGTCTCGCAGCCGACTCGAGGGTGCCGAGATGCTGATCGATCCGCAGGCGGAGTCGTCGCCGGGTTTGATCGGTGCGGCGACCGATCGCAGTCCGACCAGGCGTTCTTCCTCGTGTGTCGCGTAGCCGCGGTCTCGAACCTGCTGGAGTTCGTCGAACAGTTCGTCGGGATCGGTGATCGTGTTCGGCGTCGCCTGGGGGAGTCCGTGCTGGTCGATGATCTCTCGGACGCGTTCTTCGGGCATGTACGCGAGGATCGCCTTTCCCTGTGCCGTGTAGTGGAGGTGCGTCCGGTGGCCGACGTACGTGTCCAACTCGACCGCCTGCTCGCCTTTCGATCGGTAGAGGTAGACGCCGATCCCGTCTTCCTCAACGAGCAGATTCGCGAGTTCGCCCGTCTTCTCGGCCATCTCCTTGACTTTCGGTTTGGCGGTTTTGTACAGTTTCATCTGGCTTCGAAGGTGGCCGCCGATCTCGAGGAACTTCAGGCCGAGACAGTACCGATCTCCGTTCTGTACGACGTACCCCTCCTCTTTGAGCGTCTGGAGGTGATTGTGGACTGCGCTCTTTCCCATGCCGACTTTCTCGCTGAGTTCCGTGACGCGACCACATTCGTCCTCTTTTAGCACCTCGATGAGCCGCAACGTTTTCTTCGTCGTCCCAACCGGGTGTTTCGCCTCGTTTGACATGTGGGTTCTGTTCACAACTTTCATCGTGCTCCTACAAATGTGTATCCCCGACGCCACAATCTGTTCTGAAATAGAGAACAAAGATGGCGCTTCGGTGTGGGCTCCCGTCTCTGTCAGACGTCATCATGCCCCGCACTCTGTGGCAATTTTTACCCCACTCGAGGTGCACGCACGTCCGTTCTCGTATAGAGAATTATCTCGTATTTGAATTACTATCTACGTTGTCGACGGTACTGTGGCGACGATTCGATCGAAGGCAGCGTCCGCCGAGCTTCGCGCACGCCCGATGACAACCCGCCGTTCCATCGAGTAGTTGCCCTCCCGGCTGGCCGCCTGCATCTTCGTTGCCCCGGCGGACTCGCAGGAGACAGTCGAGTCGTGGGCGTCGCTGCATACCGCTTTCGACACAAAGCTTAAGTGCTAATCAACCTCACGATACGTAGTAACACAGAACAATGAGGGTGATCCCCAATCACTAACTATGGATTCGTCATCGACAACCGGAAGTGTATCGGGTGCCACGCCTGCACCGTCGCGTGCAAGGCCGAACACGACGATCCGATCGGCGTCAACAAGACGTGGGTCAAGTACATCGAGAAAGGGGAGTTCCCGAACACGAATCGGAACTTCTCCGTGATGCGGTGTAACCACTGCGACGACTCGCCCTGTACCGACGTCTGTCCGGTGACGGCGCTGTGGGAACGCGAAGACGGCATCGTCGACTTCGACACGGAGCGGTGCATCGGCTGCAAGGCGTGCATGCAGGGGTGTCCGTACGACGCCCTGTACATCGATCCGGAGACGTCGACGGCGGCCAAGTGTAACTACTGCTCTCACCGCGTCGATTCGGGTCGCGAACCGGCCTGCGTCACGGTCTGCCCGGAAGACGCTATCGTCGCGGGCGACATGGAAGATCCCGACACCGAGATCACGCGAACCATCTCGAACCAGGAGGTGCAAGCGCGCAAGCCCGAGAAAGGGACCGAGCCCAAGCTGTTCTACGTCGACGGTGACGAGGGCAGCGTGACGCCGGGGACGACCGGCCGCGAAGAACACTACATGTGGAGCGACGCACCGACGCAAACGGAGGTGCAAGGCGGCGAGCGTGAGGACTTCGATCTCCAGCGTGCCGCCGAGTCGCTCGCGAACTCGGACGTGACGCTGTCTTCCTCGAGCGACGGCGAGGCTCGTGCCGACGGCGGCTGTGGCTGCGGTGGAAACTGCCGCTGTCAGTCCGACGGCGACGGCCGGGTCGCGTCCGACGGCGGCGTCGCCACGAGCGCAGACGCTGCGACGAGTTCCGGAGGCGGACACACTGCCGACTCGAGTTCCGGAAGCGTCACGCGGGCGTACGAACTTCTCCACGAGGAGGCACGCCGGGTCTACGACATCGGCGAGAGCCACTACCAGTCGTGGGGCTGGGAGGTGTACTCCTACACGTGGACGAAGTCCATCTCCGCGGGCGTCTTCCTCGTCCCCGCGTTGCTGATGGCGCTTGGCATCGTCGAACCGAGTGCGAGCCTGATCGGTGCCAGTTCGCTCGTCAGCATGGCATTCCTCGGGCTCACCGGCCTCCTGCTCATCGTCGACCTGGAGCAACCACAGCGGTTCCACTGGGTGCTGTTGCGCCCGAACTGGAACTCCTGGCTGGTCAAGGGGGCGTACATAATCACGGCCTACGGTGCCTATCTCGCGGTCGTCCTCGCGGGCTGGCTCCTCGAGCTCGGCTACGTCACGAATCCCGCCGTGTTGCTCGGCGGTGCCGCGCTGGCGACGGCGACAGCCGTCTACACGGCCTTCCTGTTCAGCCAGTCGAAAGGCCGTGACCTCTGGCAGAGCCCGGCGATGCCGCTGCACATGTTCGCACAGGCCGTCGTCGCAGGAGGTGCGGCTACGGCGCTGCTCGGGTTCGCCGGGTTCGACGGCCTCGCCGGCCCGTCGCGGCTGGCGCTCGCCGCCGGACTGCTGACCCACCTCGTGTTGATCGCCTCGGAGATCTTCACGCCCCACCAGACCGAGGACGCAGAGGAGGCGGCCGCCCGGATCGTTCGAGGCCGGTTCCGCACGGCGTTCTGGCTCGGTGGCATCGGCGTCGGCATCGTGCTGCCGCTTGCCGTTCTCGCGGCCGGCGGGAGCCTCCCGTTCGTTGCACTCGCCGGCGCGCTCGCGCTCGTCGGCCTGTTCGCCTTCGAGTACTGCTGGATAACCGCCCCGCAGACAATCTCACTCGCATAACCCATGGGACACGGATACGACCTCAGTCAGATCGAAAAAGTCGCCGAGAAGCTCGGCCTGCTGTCGAATCGTTCGGCGGAGACGACGAAACAACGCCAGGGCTCGAGCGGTCGCGTCACGCCCGCCTCGAGCAACGGTCACCTGGCCGACTACCCCGACCCCGCAGAGTGGCACAACTGGACGGAGTACGAGTCGAGCGGGGAGCCCCGCGAGTACTCGGTCGTGCCGACGGCCTGTTTCAACTGCGAGGCCGGCTGTGGCCTGTTGACGTACATCGACAAGGAGACCGGGAAGATCCGGAAGATCGAGGGGAACCCCGAACATCCAGGTAGTCGCGGTCGCAACTGCGCGAAGGGCCCGGCGACGATCAACCAGATTGAAGACCCACAGCGGATCCGCCACCCGCTCAAACGGGACGGACCGCGCGGCAGCGGCCAGTGGAAGCAGATCTCGTGGGACGAGGCACTCGAGGACATCGCCGGCGAGATGCGCGAGACGATCGAAGACGACCGCGAGAACGAGATCACGTACCACGTCGGCCGACCTGGCCACGAGGAGTACATGGACCGGGTCATCGACGCGTGGGGACTGGACGGTCACAACTCCCACACGAACATCTGCAGCGCGGGTGCCCGCACGGGCTACGCGCTGTGGCACAAGTACGACCGCCCGAGCCCCGACTTCTCGAACGCCGAGTTCATCCTGTTGCTGTCGGCACACCTCGAGTCGGGTCACTACTTCAACCCGCACGCCCAGCGCATCATGGAGGGAATGCAAGACGGTGCCGAACTGGCCGTGCTGGACCCGCGGCTCTCGAACACCGCCGCGATGTCGGACTACTGGCTGCCGACCCAGCCGGGCAGCGAGGCCGCCGTGTTGCTCGCGATGGCGAACGTGATCCTAGAGGAGGAGCTCTACGACGCCGAGTTCATGCGAAACTGGGTGAACTGGGAGCAGTTCCTCGACGAGAAACACCCGGACCGGCCGCGGACGTTCGACGAGTACCTCCGCGTGCTCTACGACACGTACGCGGAGTTCACACCCGAGTTCGCCGAAGCCGAGAGCGGCGTCGACGCCGCGGTGATCCGGAAGGTCGGCCGGAAGATCGGTACCGCCGGCTCGAGGTACGCGAGCCACATCTGGCGCAGCGCAGCGAGCGGGAACAAAGGCGGCTGGCAGGTTTCGCGGACGCTGCACTTCCTCTCCGTGCTGACGGGCAGCGTCGGCACGAAAGGCGGGACGTCACCGAACGCGTGGCACAAGTTCGACCCGCACCTGCCGAACGAACCGCCGCGCCAGCGGCTGTGGGACGAACTCCAGCTCCCGAAGGAGTATCCCTTCGCCCACTACGAGATGAGTCAGCTGCTGCCGTACTTCCTCAAGGAAGGGCGCGGCAAGATCAGCGTCTACTTCACGCGCGTGTTCAACCCCGTCTACACCTACCCCGACGGGTTCTCGTGGATCGAGGCACTGACCGACGAGGAGAAAGTCGGTATGCACGTCGCGCTCACGCCGACGTGGAACGAGACGGCGTACTTCGCCGACTACGTCCTGCCGATGGGACACAGCCCCGAACGCCACGACATCCAGAGCCAGGAGACCCACGCGGGGACGTGGGTCACCTACCGCCAGCCCGTCCTCCGGGAGTACGCCGAGCGCGAGGGCGAGGACGTCGAGCGAACCTACGAGGCCAACCCCGGCGAGGTGTGGGAGGAAGACGAGTTCTGGATCGACCTCTCCTGGCGCGTCGACGAAGACGGCGAACTCGGCATCCGCCAGTACTTCGAGAGCCCCTACCGCGACGGCGAGGGCGACGAGCCGGCGAAGATGACGATCGACGAGTACTACCGGTACGTCTTCGAACACGAGGAGGGTCTCCAGGACCTCGCCGAGGAGAAAGACACGACGCCCCTGGAGTACATGAAACACCACGGGGCGTTCCAGGCGTCGACGAACGACTACGAACTCTACGACGAACCGCTCGATCCGTCGGTGCTCGAGGAAGACGACGTCTACGTCGACCAGTACGGGACGATCCGACGCGTGCTAAGCGACGAGATCCGCGTCGAACTCGACGGCGGTGACGCACGCGATCGCGACGAGACGGGATCCGACGAGGATCGGGGCTACGACTACGACACCATCGAAATTTCGGAGGACGCCCAGTACGACTCCGAAGTGCTCGGCGTGATGGTCGACGGCGAACCGAAGCAGGGATTCCCGTCGCCGACGGGGAAACAGCAGTTCTACTCGAAGACGATGGCCGACTGGGGCTGGGACGACGAGCGGTACACGCTCCCCAACTACCTGAAGTCGCACGTCCACCCCGAGAACGTCGACTACGAGGACGGCGAGATGGTGCTGGTGCCGACGTTCCGGCTCCCGACCCAGATCCACTCCCGTTCGTCGAACAGCAAGTACCTCGAGGAGATCTCCCACAACAACCCGGTGTGGATCCACTCGAACGACGCAGAGCGGATGGGGCTCGAGACCGGCGACCTCGTCCGCGTCGAGACGGACATCGGCTACTACGTCAACGAGGTCTGGGTGACCGAATCCATCAAACCCGGCATCGTCGCCCAGAGCCACCACATGGGCCAGTGGAAGGTCGACCGCGAGGAGACCGACACCGACGTCGAGGAGGGCGGCGACCCGTACGGGAAAGTGACCGTCGACCTCGACAACGAGAACAGCATGTGGGGAATGCGCCAGGTGGAGGGCATCAAACCCTTCGAGAGCGACGATCCCGACAGCGAGCGCGTCTGGTGGACCGACGGCGGCGTCGCACAGAACCTCACGCACGCGCCCCACCCGGATCCCATCTCGGGCATGCACTGCTGGCACCAGAAGGTGACCGTCCGCCCGGCCGAAGACGACGACTACTACGGCGACGTCTACGTCGACACGGACCGGTCGATGGAGATCTACCGCGAGTGGCTCGAGGAGACGAAGCCGGCACCGGGGCCGAACGGGCTGCGCCGACCGAAGTGGCTCAAACGACCCATCTCCCCCCCGACCTCGCCCGGTGACGACGACGCCTGGTACGTCGACGGCCCGGTCGGTCGGCCAGAGCGGTGGGACGTCGAGTCCCAGTCGGCACGTCGCGACGACTGAGTCGGTGGCGACCTCGTTCGGTCCGTCGTCGCGGCGGTCTCGCCGTGAGCTTTTACCTGGCTGACGGCGATTTCTGTCACCGCGAAACACCCGCTTGCGGAGTAGACGACACTCTATCCTGCTACTGACGGCGAAAATTTTATCCCCTCTGTCATTGATGCATTAGTGTGGTATTCAATGCCATTGGACACGGACTCGATGGGCGACTGGCGTCGCCTCGATGATACGGTTTCGGCGGATCCGGACGGTGAACCCGACGTGACGTTCATGCACGTAAGCGACCTGCATGGACAGATGACCGAGGGACACCAGGTGTACTACAACAACCCGAAGTCACGGCCGGACTTCGAGTTCGACGGCGAGGACAAGGTCATTCGCAAGGGCGGTGGCATCCCTCGCCTCGCGGCGAAACTCGAGGAGGTACGCGACGCGTACGACGACGACGTCGTCACGTTGATGAGCGGGGACACCTTCCACGGGACGGCCGTCACGACGTACACGAACGGCAAGTCGATGCTCGAGCCGGTCAACGAGCACCTCCGTCCCGACTTCTACGTCCCCGGTAACTGGGACTACTCCAACGAGGCCGTCGAGGACGGCAACATGGTCGACATCATGGAGTCGCTGGACGCGACCGTCCTCGCCAACAACCTCCTAGAGTGGGATACGGAAGACCTCATCTTCGACCCGTACTCGCTGACGGAGGTAAACGGCCTGACGGTCGGCGTCGTGGGGATGACGAACGTCTACGTCGACCGCATGATGCCCCTGTTTTACACGGACAAGTACAAGTTCGCCAAACACCCCTCCTTGCTCGAGGAGTACGCGAGTATGGCGCGCGACGACGGTGCGGATATCGTCGTCGCGGTGAGCGAGATCGGGCTTCAGTGGAAAGTCCAGGCCGCCAAGGACATCGACAACATCGACGTCATGTTCAGCGCCCACACCCACGAGTACACGCACGAGCCCATCGTCGTCGAGGACACCAACACCCTCGTCGTCGAGTCGGGCATGGGCGACGGCCTCGGGCGGGTGGACATCCGTATTCGGGACGGCGAACCCGAGTTCCGGCACAACCTCTACTGTCTCGTCGAAGGCCACGAGTACACGCCGGAACCGGACCCGGCGGCCGAACGGACGGTCGAGGAGATCCGCGAGCCGTTCCTCGCCGAAGACGTCCACTTCGAACGCGGAAACGGCAC
Protein-coding sequences here:
- a CDS encoding energy-coupling factor ABC transporter permease, giving the protein MHIMEGFLPPFWAAAWYLVAAPVVAFGAYRTAKMVREDSSRIALVAIAGAFVFVFSALKIPSVTGSTSHPTGTGVAVVLFGPAVTAFLSTIVLLYQSLLLAHGGISTLGANVAAMGIVGPFVGWLTYRFTRRYAGLEGSTFAATVVTNWVTYLVTSAQLAMAFPAGGGLEGVVSAMAGFAAVFAVTQVPIGLVEGGIAAGLIGYLVEVKADVRTRLRVSA
- the cbiQ gene encoding cobalt ECF transporter T component CbiQ: MHQTLESVQVASRPAIDGPLKVYVSLLALALVVASPNEATRLGALALFSALALDAAGRHYLRLLGPPVAFLVPSLVVILAVTGGETVVVRVWLLEVTAEAVETAATTGLRSVAALSVMAFLVLSTPVPELFAALRRLRVPAFVVDLSLFVYRGIQILLAEADRLRTAAAARLGYVDRRTQVRTTKLVAGSLLVGSLERAERVDEAMRARCYDGRMPTVERANEGYAPAAVVLGVLIATVVL
- a CDS encoding SDR family NAD(P)-dependent oxidoreductase; translated protein: MSRTAVVAGVGPGLGASIARKFAREGCDVALLARTESSVEALATELEATAGSGVPIPADVTDPGEVEAAFERVHDELGPVDVLVNHASGGSWKGLLELDVDEFESAMAVGPRGGFLCARAAVPDMLEGDGGTVIFTGATSAVRGRGGALGFSAAKFAVRGMAESMARELGPDGIHVAHVVIDGQILPPGTDVDDPAEYLDPDEIAESYWHLVEQDRSSWTLELDLRPHVESF
- a CDS encoding 4Fe-4S dicluster domain-containing protein, with the protein product MGCHACTVACKAEHDDPIGVNKTWVKYIEKGEFPNTNRNFSVMRCNHCDDSPCTDVCPVTALWEREDGIVDFDTERCIGCKACMQGCPYDALYIDPETSTAAKCNYCSHRVDSGREPACVTVCPEDAIVAGDMEDPDTEITRTISNQEVQARKPEKGTEPKLFYVDGDEGSVTPGTTGREEHYMWSDAPTQTEVQGGEREDFDLQRAAESLANSDVTLSSSSDGEARADGGCGCGGNCRCQSDGDGRVASDGGVATSADAATSSGGGHTADSSSGSVTRAYELLHEEARRVYDIGESHYQSWGWEVYSYTWTKSISAGVFLVPALLMALGIVEPSASLIGASSLVSMAFLGLTGLLLIVDLEQPQRFHWVLLRPNWNSWLVKGAYIITAYGAYLAVVLAGWLLELGYVTNPAVLLGGAALATATAVYTAFLFSQSKGRDLWQSPAMPLHMFAQAVVAGGAATALLGFAGFDGLAGPSRLALAAGLLTHLVLIASEIFTPHQTEDAEEAAARIVRGRFRTAFWLGGIGVGIVLPLAVLAAGGSLPFVALAGALALVGLFAFEYCWITAPQTISLA
- a CDS encoding IclR family transcriptional regulator, producing the protein MSNEAKHPVGTTKKTLRLIEVLKEDECGRVTELSEKVGMGKSAVHNHLQTLKEEGYVVQNGDRYCLGLKFLEIGGHLRSQMKLYKTAKPKVKEMAEKTGELANLLVEEDGIGVYLYRSKGEQAVELDTYVGHRTHLHYTAQGKAILAYMPEERVREIIDQHGLPQATPNTITDPDELFDELQQVRDRGYATHEEERLVGLRSVAAPIKPGDDSACGSISISAPSSRLRDDEITETVQSAANAIELNLKYS
- a CDS encoding energy-coupling factor ABC transporter substrate-binding protein, whose amino-acid sequence is MNRAILVGVVLLVALVAITGVVPGAWGGADGEAEETIGEVAPEYEPWLSPIWTPPSGEIESLLFSLQAGLGGAVIGYYVGAFGRNRNASNA
- a CDS encoding TIGR03571 family LLM class oxidoreductase, translated to MIDYENAGYRRLFDGDGLTFGTGFPLTGANESTPSVDEELRLAARAESLGFDALWARDVPTYWPSFGDAGQTFDVWPWLTLVAEHTDEVALGTASVVLTLRHPIHVAKAAASLDRLSDGRLVLGVASGDRDPEFPAFGVDPSERGARFRESVDLLRTLWTEEFPEIESRWGRLDGDLELVPKPTTDAVPLLPTGHARQTVEWIADHGDGWLFYQLPRNTLQTYLDDWRDAAGDAPFAMVVRVAFADDPRADPEPIHQGFRAGSEWFREYFQDLDDLGVDHVLVSLEDDDPERALSVFAEEVLEDVA
- a CDS encoding polysaccharide deacetylase family protein; the encoded protein is MGDIDVAIGVDADCVAGWLGSYGGADSPADLSRGLSAGNEGIPRMLELFESEGVSTSWYVPGHTIETFRDEIEAVAAAGHELGVHGYSHENPTDLSREQEDEILEVSIDLIEDVTGSEPVGHRASWWEFSEHTPELVEKHGFLYDSSLMERQFEPGWMRKGDSWEKIRYDEAPETWMEPYQYGEETDVVEIPISWYRDDIPPMLFIKQPIYHAGYKDPEMMYEQYYKRQFDFLYDRRGAGVYTFTIHPDIHGLPHMIPLLEEFIRYVEGHERAQFTTLEEIARKYEDDPSVYESESDYV